In Cryptomeria japonica chromosome 10, Sugi_1.0, whole genome shotgun sequence, a genomic segment contains:
- the LOC131079126 gene encoding uncharacterized protein LOC131079126 translates to MESNLTMPENVVPKPNVNSFFNSAPFHPHPFHHCFPHNCCPSYHWVYPSFTCGHAHPSCPNCFKLFVPEHTKINESLTAEKVPHMCPPHSNASARSLPKSSTAAGQYPAVQPPGFCRPFYPHRTPIYPHHHFCSCRVHGCWQHPCLSPTRSFPPFPLCSMPRPVPLFSSMPHVCPVNSGYNGSDLKPAPTFSGSVAGEPISSHMGTECENWNENGTMENAYEIQEEEDEPTFVLTDEWVEFFAKSEARRQQKKKQQQKEAKKMRKAERLASKKHDDEVEIADSFVHAPKDGNTSTID, encoded by the exons ATGGAGTCCAATCTTACAATGCCAGAAAACGTTGTTCCAAAGCCAAATGTGAACTCCTTTTTCAATTCTGCTCCTTTTCATCCACACCCGTTTCACCATTGTTTCCCACACAATTGTTGCCCTTCGTACCATTGGGTATACCCTTCATTCACATGCGGTCATGCCCATCCAAGTTGCCCCAATTGTTTTAAACTATTTGTTCCAGAGCACACTAAAATAAATGAATCTTTGACTGCCGAGAAGGTGCCACATATGTGTCCACCTCATTCAAATGCTTCAGCAAGATCATTACCTAAGAGCTCAACAGCAGCTGGCCAGTATCCTGCTGTTCAACCTCCTGGTTTTTGTCGGCCATTTTATCCCCATAGGACACCcatatatcctcatcatcattTCTGTAGCTGCAGAGTACATGGTTGCTGGCAGCATCCTTGTTTGTCGCCAACGAGATCTTTTCCTCCATTTCCTTTATGTTCCATGCCTCGACCAGTTCCTCTCTTCTCCTCCATGCCACATGTCTGCCCTGTAAACTCTGGTTATAATGGATCTGATTTGAAGCCTGCGCCAACATTTTCAGGAAGTGTTGCCGGCGAACCAATATCTTCACATATGGGCACCGAATGTGAAAATTGGAATGAAAATGG TACAATGGAAAATGCATATGAGATACAGGAGGAAGAGGATGAGCCCACGTTTGTTTTGACAGATGAATGGGTGGAGTTTTTTGCCAAATCCGAGGCTAGGAGACAACAAa AAAAAAAACAACAACAGAAGGAGGCAAAGAAAATGCGCAAAGCCGAGAGATTGGCATCGAAGAAGCATGACGATGAAGTTGAAATTGCGGACTCCTTCGTACATGCACCCAAAGACGGGAACACATCTACCATTGATTAG